The genomic region GCGGTACTGGTTTCGGCCGGTCGCCATCCGGTGAGCGGTGCGGCGCGCGCCTGTCGCGGCGATACGGTTGCCATGGCCGTTGGCAAGGCTTTATCCGGCGATGCCTTACGCATCGTTCACGCCGGAGAAAAAGAAGACCCCGCACTCAAGGATTACATGGCGCTCGGAGCCAGCAGGATCGAGGTGCTGGAGGGGACATCCGGCGGTGTTTCGATTTCGGCGCTGGCTGCGGCGTTGAGAAACTCCGACATCATCCTGACGGGGAGCCGGGCAGAGCAGGGCGCAGGCAGTGGTCTGTTGCCTTATGTTCTGGCCGAGGCGCTCGGGCGGCCGATTATCTCAAATGCGCTCGAAGTTAAAATTGAAGTCGGCGCGTCGGGATGCGGGGCAACGATCCGCCAGTTTCTGCCGAAGGGACAGAGGCGGCAGGTGGCCTGCCCGTTGCCGGTCGTTGTC from Hyphomicrobium sp. MC1 harbors:
- a CDS encoding electron transfer flavoprotein alpha/beta-subunit — protein: MSAPISVAVLVSAGRHPVSGAARACRGDTVAMAVGKALSGDALRIVHAGEKEDPALKDYMALGASRIEVLEGTSGGVSISALAAALRNSDIILTGSRAEQGAGSGLLPYVLAEALGRPIISNALEVKIEVGASGCGATIRQFLPKGQRRQVACPLPVVVAVHPLAPVRLKYAYVRRVSGKIVPLPSAGLDESVMLQPSWAVEAEPRHPQRLKAQEKKAAHARLLSAIVSEVKGGVVAFEGTSVDKAQVVLNYLREHRLVDF